CAGCCGCGCCTCGTACTGATGGTCGTCGCCGCGGACCTCTTGCAGGCGCGCGAGGATCCGGTCGCCCTCGCCCAGCGCCCCGTCGGTCTGGCGCGCAATAAACAGCACCCGCGGCTCCGGCCCCTCGCCATGCCATTCCAGCGGCTTGGCGAACAGGTCACCATCGGGCGTCGGGGCCAGCATCTGCAGGACCGACACCGGCGGCAACCGTTCGGGGTCGCGATAGGTCTTGCGGCGCTTTTCCAGATGCCCCTCGTCCTCCAGCTCCTTCAGCACGCGTTTCAGGTCGATCCGGTCGGCGCCCTTTATCCCGAACGCCTTGGCGATATCGCGCTTGGAGGTCTGGCCGGGATTGGCGGCAATCCAGTCGAGGATCTGGGTCTTGGAGGGGATTTGGCTCATGCGCTCAGAGGTAGCACGGCCCCCCTGCCCCGTCAGCCGGAATCGCGGGCCGCTCAGGCGAAATAGCCCGACAGGATGCGGCTGTAGATCCGCGTCAGGGTCTCGATCTGCGCGATCTCCACCCGCTCATCGACCTGGTGCATGGTCTTGCCCACAAGGCCGAATTCCACCACCGGGCAGAAATCCTTGACGAAACGGGCATCCGACGTGCCACCCGAGGTCGACAACTCCGGCCGCCGCCCGGTTTCAGCCTCCACCGCGCTGGCCACCAGATCGGACAGCGGCCCCGGCGGGGTCAGGAAGCTTTCGCCCGACACCTTGATCTCCATGTCAAAGCGGATGCCGGTTTCTTCGGTAATCTTGTCGGCCTCCGCCCGAAGCCAGTCGGTCAGACTGTCGGAGGAATGCACCTCGTTGAAGCGGATGTTGACGGTGGCATGGCAGACACCCGGAATCACGTTGGTCGCCGGATTGCCGGTGTCGAAGGTCGTCACCGCAAGCGTCGAGGGGTCGAAATGCGGTGTGCCCTCGTCCAGCGGATAGGCGGCCAGCCGCTCCACCAGCCGGGCCATCGCCGGGATCGGGTTTTGCGCCCGGTGCGGATAGGCGGCATGGCCCTGCCGCCCATGCGCCGTGAAATAGGCAGTCATCGAGCCGCGCCGCCCGATCTTCATCATGTCGCCCATGTCTTCGCGGCTGGTCGGCTCTCCCACAAGGCAGGCCGACATATGCTCCCCTTGCGTCGCCATCCAGTCGAGTATCGCGGTCGTGCCGTCGACGGCGTCGCCTTCCTCGTCCCCGGTCAGCGTGATGACGATGGCGCCCTCTGGCGGTGTCTCGGTCACGAAGTCGATGGCCGCCGCCACGAAGGCCGCAACGCCCGATTTCATGTCGGTCGCACCCCGCCCCCATAGCCAACCATCGCGCCGGTCCGCCCCGAACGGGTCGGCCGTCCATGCGGCGGTGTCGCCCGCCGGCACGACATCGGTGTGACCGTTGAACCCGAAGGTCTTCGGGTGCCCCTTGCCCCCCCAGCGCGCGAAAAGGTTCGCCACGCCACCGCGGTCGGCCCGGTGGCATTCGAACCCCGCGGCGGCAAGCCGGGCCTCGACCAGCCGCAGCGCGCCGCCTTCCGTGGGGGTCACCGACCGGCAGCGGATCAACTCGGCGGTCAGGGCAATCGGGTCGGCTGGGTCGGTCATGGCGCGTCTCTTCTGGCTGGCGGACCAGCGATATCCTGCCCGATGCCGCACCGCAATAGCACGCCCCTCATCGCCCCAGCCCCAGCACCCGGCCAAAGGGCGCACCCTCGCGCGGCGGGTCGCCCGGCACCGCCCAGACCACCGGCAGCCCCGTGGGCGGGGGCGGGCCGAACGGCCCCTGCAGATCGGTCAGGATCACGATGGCCGAGGGGTTCAGCGCCAGCGCTTCCTCCATCACGCCGATGAACGACGTACCGCCGTCGCGGCTGAACAGGATGTCGGTGATCTGCCGCTCCCACAGCCCGCCGCCCATCTTGGCGCGGTTGCGCACGGCCACGTCGAAGACCAGCACATGGGTCTCTGCCCCGGTGCGTTTCGCGATGCCCGCCACCTGGGCTGCGAACATCGCCAGCAGCGTGCCGTCGACAGAGCCGGAGCTGTCGACACCGACAACGATCCGCGGAATGTCCTTCTCCCGCACCCAGCCGGGTTCATAGGCCGGGTCGGGCCCACCGTTTTCGCGCGCATCGCTGTCGCGCGCCAGCCAGCGCCGTGCGGGCCGGGTGCCGCGGGGCTGGGGGTGGTGCATCACCGCGCGGGTGACAAGGCCGCGCAAGACGACCTCCCACGGCGTATGGACGGTCGGCAGATCGGCCAGCCGGTGCCCGATCATGCCGATGCCGTGGCCCGCCAGCCGCCCGGCCTCCATCGCGCGGGTCACACGCTGGCGCCACTCCGCGTCTTCCTCGCGCCCCGCGCCGTCGTCGTTCTCGGTCCCTGCGTCGATATCGGGGCGGAACCCTTGGCCGTCGGCATAGGCGCGGGCGGCCTCGGCCAGTGCGCCGCCGGGCCGGGGGCGTTCGCCGCCTTCGCTG
The genomic region above belongs to Rhodovulum sp. P5 and contains:
- the dapE gene encoding succinyl-diaminopimelate desuccinylase, with the protein product MTDPADPIALTAELIRCRSVTPTEGGALRLVEARLAAAGFECHRADRGGVANLFARWGGKGHPKTFGFNGHTDVVPAGDTAAWTADPFGADRRDGWLWGRGATDMKSGVAAFVAAAIDFVTETPPEGAIVITLTGDEEGDAVDGTTAILDWMATQGEHMSACLVGEPTSREDMGDMMKIGRRGSMTAYFTAHGRQGHAAYPHRAQNPIPAMARLVERLAAYPLDEGTPHFDPSTLAVTTFDTGNPATNVIPGVCHATVNIRFNEVHSSDSLTDWLRAEADKITEETGIRFDMEIKVSGESFLTPPGPLSDLVASAVEAETGRRPELSTSGGTSDARFVKDFCPVVEFGLVGKTMHQVDERVEIAQIETLTRIYSRILSGYFA
- a CDS encoding VWA-like domain-containing protein, which produces MDAGTENDDGAGREEDAEWRQRVTRAMEAGRLAGHGIGMIGHRLADLPTVHTPWEVVLRGLVTRAVMHHPQPRGTRPARRWLARDSDARENGGPDPAYEPGWVREKDIPRIVVGVDSSGSVDGTLLAMFAAQVAGIAKRTGAETHVLVFDVAVRNRAKMGGGLWERQITDILFSRDGGTSFIGVMEEALALNPSAIVILTDLQGPFGPPPPTGLPVVWAVPGDPPREGAPFGRVLGLGR